Proteins co-encoded in one Marmota flaviventris isolate mMarFla1 chromosome 9, mMarFla1.hap1, whole genome shotgun sequence genomic window:
- the Pold4 gene encoding DNA polymerase delta subunit 4 — protein sequence MGRKRLITDSYPVVKRKEGPAGHSKGELAPELGEESQSPSEEAAELELLRQFDLAWQYGPCTGITRLQRWLRAEQMGLEPPPAVREVLKTHPGDPRFQCSLWHLYPL from the exons ATGGGCCGGAAGCGGCTCATCACTGACTCCTACCCTGTTGTGAAGAGGAAGGAGGGGCCCGCTGGGCACAGCAAGGGGGAGCTGGCACCAGAACTAG GGGAGGAGTCCCAGTCCCCCAGCGAGGAGGCAGCGGAGCTGGAGCTACTGAGGCAGTTTGACTTGGCCTGGCAGTATGGGCCCTGCACAG GGATCACACGGCTGCAGCGCTGGCTTCGGGCAGAGCAGATGGGCTTGGAGCCTCCCCCAGCAGTGCGTGAGGTGCTGAAGACCCACCCAGGAGACCCCCGCTTCCAGTGCAG CCTCTGGCATCTCTATCCCCTTTGA